A region from the Streptomyces tsukubensis genome encodes:
- a CDS encoding WhiB family transcriptional regulator, with product MTVSESPASPRWRTAAACAGLPPQIIFARREAEARPALEACRRCPVARRCEESVAPAESYFDGVSAGRLWRNGRLVRLHGHYVAPSHVALGGDASGGLARPA from the coding sequence ATGACCGTGTCCGAATCGCCTGCCTCGCCGCGGTGGCGCACCGCGGCCGCCTGCGCCGGACTGCCGCCGCAGATCATCTTCGCGCGCCGGGAAGCAGAGGCCCGACCTGCGCTGGAAGCCTGTCGGCGCTGTCCGGTCGCCCGGCGCTGCGAAGAGTCGGTCGCCCCGGCCGAAAGCTACTTCGACGGCGTCAGCGCCGGGCGCCTCTGGCGCAACGGACGGCTGGTGCGGCTCCACGGCCATTATGTTGCGCCGTCGCACGTTGCCTTGGGAGGCGACGCTTCCGGCGGACTGGCGCGGCCGGCGTGA
- a CDS encoding helix-turn-helix domain-containing protein → MTASGLEQFATWIEDLIRRRGYDIDSPRGGGKSRLADEAGVHRAAITRLLQRQSMPDLETTRRLAHVLDVPVRDMLIRSGRLTEDDLPLPQTPEAGAAAVPGERRLTLEEAAAGLGVPADQREMFIRVAGQFLPPEPARRRAPIAKD, encoded by the coding sequence ATGACAGCCAGTGGCCTGGAACAGTTCGCCACCTGGATCGAAGACCTCATCCGCCGCCGTGGATACGACATCGACAGCCCGCGCGGCGGAGGCAAATCGCGGCTGGCCGACGAAGCCGGGGTGCACCGCGCCGCGATCACCCGGCTGCTCCAGCGGCAGTCCATGCCGGACCTGGAGACGACCCGCCGCCTCGCCCATGTGCTCGATGTGCCCGTACGGGACATGCTCATCCGCTCGGGCCGGCTCACCGAGGACGATCTTCCGCTTCCGCAGACCCCGGAGGCGGGGGCCGCGGCGGTGCCGGGGGAGCGCCGACTGACGCTGGAGGAGGCTGCCGCGGGGCTGGGCGTGCCCGCCGATCAGCGGGAGATGTTCATCCGGGTGGCGGGCCAGTTCCTGCCCCCCGAACCGGCGCGGCGGCGCGCGCCGATCGCCAAGGACTGA
- the rpsL gene encoding 30S ribosomal protein S12 has protein sequence MPTIQQLVRKGRQDKVEKNKTPALEGSPQRRGVCTRVFTTTPKKPNSALRKVARVRLTSGIEVTAYIPGEGHNLQEHSIVLVRGGRVKDLPGVRYKIIRGSLDTQGVKNRKQARSRYGAKKEK, from the coding sequence GTGCCTACGATCCAGCAGTTGGTCCGCAAGGGCCGGCAGGACAAGGTCGAGAAGAACAAGACGCCCGCACTGGAGGGTTCGCCCCAGCGCCGCGGCGTCTGCACGCGTGTGTTCACGACCACCCCGAAGAAGCCGAACTCGGCGCTCCGTAAGGTCGCGCGTGTGCGTCTGACCTCTGGCATCGAGGTCACGGCCTACATCCCGGGTGAGGGACACAACCTGCAGGAGCACTCCATCGTGCTCGTGCGTGGTGGCCGTGTGAAGGACCTGCCGGGTGTTCGCTACAAGATCATCCGCGGTTCTCTCGACACCCAGGGTGTCAAGAACCGCAAGCAGGCCCGCAGCCGCTACGGCGCCAAGAAGGAGAAGTAA
- the rpsG gene encoding 30S ribosomal protein S7 yields the protein MPRKGPAPKRPVIIDPVYGSPLVTSLINKILLNGKRSTAERIVYGAMEGLREKTGADPVITLKRALENVKPSLEVKSRRVGGATYQVPIEVKPGRASTLALRWVVGYSRARREKTMTERLMNELLDASNGLGASVKKREDTHKMAESNKAFAHYRW from the coding sequence ATGCCTCGTAAGGGCCCCGCCCCGAAGCGCCCGGTCATCATCGACCCGGTCTACGGCTCTCCTCTGGTGACGTCGCTCATCAACAAGATCCTGCTGAACGGCAAGCGCTCCACCGCCGAGCGGATCGTCTACGGCGCCATGGAGGGTCTCCGCGAGAAGACCGGCGCCGACCCGGTCATCACGCTGAAGCGTGCGCTGGAGAACGTCAAGCCGTCCCTTGAGGTCAAGTCCCGCCGTGTCGGTGGTGCGACCTACCAGGTGCCGATTGAGGTCAAGCCCGGCCGCGCCTCCACCCTCGCGCTGCGCTGGGTCGTGGGTTACTCCCGCGCCCGCCGCGAGAAGACCATGACCGAGCGCCTCATGAACGAGCTGCTGGACGCCTCGAACGGCCTCGGCGCTTCGGTCAAGAAGCGTGAGGACACGCACAAGATGGCCGAGTCCAACAAGGCCTTCGCGCACTACCGCTGGTAG
- the fusA gene encoding elongation factor G, with protein MATTSLDLAKVRNIGIMAHIDAGKTTTTERILFYTGVSYKIGEVHDGAATMDWMEQEQERGITITSAATTCHWPLEDVDHTINIIDTPGHVDFTVEVERSLRVLDGAVTVFDGVAGVEPQSETVWRQADRYGVPRICFVNKLDRTGAEFHRCVDMISDRLGATPIVMQLPIGAEADFKGVVDLVTMKAFVWSAEATKGEMYDIVDIPATHTEAAEEYRGKLLETVAENDDELMELYLNGEEPSVEQLYAAIRRITIASGKSKDTTVTPVFCGTAFKNKGVQPLLDAVVRYLPSPLDVEAIEGHDVKDAELVVKRKPSDDEPLSALAFKIMSDPHLGKLTFVRVYSGRLESGTAVLNSVKGRKERIGKIYRMHANKREEIESVGAGDIVAVMGLKQTTTGETLADEKNPVILESMDFPAPVIEVAIEPKSKGDQEKLGVAIQRLAEEDPSFQVHTNEETGQTVIGGMGELHLEVLVDRMRREFKVEANVGKPQVAYRETIRKAVERVDYTHKKQTGGTGQFAKVQIAIEPIEGGDASYEFVNKVTGGRIPKEYIPSVDAGAQEAMQFGILAGYEMTGVRITLLDGAYHEVDSSELAFKIAGSQAFKEAARKASPVLLEPMMAVEVTTPEDYMGDVIGDINSRRGQIQAMEERAGARVVKGLVPLSEMFGYVGDLRSKTSGRASYSMQFDSYAEVPRNVAEEIIAKAKGE; from the coding sequence ATGGCCACCACTTCGCTTGACCTGGCCAAGGTCCGCAATATTGGGATCATGGCCCACATCGACGCGGGCAAGACGACGACCACCGAGCGCATCCTGTTTTACACCGGTGTGAGCTACAAGATCGGTGAGGTCCACGACGGCGCTGCCACGATGGACTGGATGGAGCAGGAGCAGGAGCGCGGCATCACCATCACGTCCGCCGCGACGACCTGCCACTGGCCGCTCGAAGACGTCGATCACACGATCAACATCATCGACACCCCGGGCCACGTCGACTTCACCGTCGAGGTGGAGCGTTCGCTCCGCGTCCTCGACGGCGCCGTGACCGTCTTCGACGGTGTCGCCGGTGTCGAGCCGCAGTCCGAGACCGTCTGGCGTCAGGCGGACCGCTACGGCGTGCCGCGTATCTGCTTCGTCAACAAGCTCGACCGCACCGGTGCCGAGTTCCACCGCTGCGTCGACATGATCAGCGACCGCCTGGGCGCGACGCCGATCGTGATGCAGCTCCCGATCGGTGCCGAGGCCGACTTCAAGGGCGTCGTCGACCTGGTCACCATGAAGGCGTTCGTCTGGTCCGCCGAGGCGACCAAGGGCGAGATGTACGACATCGTCGACATCCCGGCCACCCACACCGAGGCTGCCGAGGAGTACCGCGGCAAGCTTCTGGAGACCGTGGCCGAGAACGACGACGAGCTGATGGAGCTGTACCTGAACGGCGAAGAGCCGTCGGTGGAGCAGCTCTACGCGGCGATCCGTCGTATCACCATCGCCTCCGGCAAGTCGAAGGACACCACGGTCACCCCGGTGTTCTGCGGCACCGCGTTCAAGAACAAGGGCGTCCAGCCCCTGCTCGACGCGGTCGTGCGCTACCTCCCCTCCCCCCTGGACGTCGAGGCCATCGAGGGCCACGACGTGAAGGACGCGGAGCTGGTCGTCAAGCGCAAGCCGTCCGACGACGAGCCGCTGTCGGCGCTGGCGTTCAAGATCATGAGCGACCCGCACCTCGGCAAGCTCACGTTCGTGCGCGTCTACTCCGGCCGTCTGGAGTCCGGCACCGCCGTGCTGAACTCCGTGAAGGGCCGCAAGGAGCGCATCGGCAAGATCTACCGTATGCACGCCAACAAGCGTGAGGAGATCGAGTCGGTGGGCGCCGGCGACATCGTCGCCGTCATGGGCCTGAAGCAGACCACCACCGGTGAGACGCTCGCGGACGAGAAGAACCCGGTGATCCTGGAGTCCATGGACTTCCCGGCGCCGGTCATCGAGGTCGCGATCGAGCCCAAGTCCAAGGGTGACCAGGAGAAGCTGGGTGTTGCCATCCAGCGTCTCGCGGAGGAGGACCCCTCCTTCCAGGTCCACACCAACGAGGAGACCGGCCAGACCGTCATCGGCGGTATGGGCGAGCTTCACCTCGAAGTGCTGGTCGACCGCATGCGCCGCGAGTTCAAGGTCGAGGCCAACGTCGGCAAGCCGCAGGTCGCGTACCGCGAGACGATCCGCAAGGCCGTCGAGCGCGTGGACTACACCCACAAGAAGCAGACCGGTGGTACCGGTCAGTTCGCCAAGGTGCAGATCGCGATCGAGCCGATCGAGGGCGGCGACGCCTCGTACGAGTTCGTGAACAAGGTCACCGGTGGCCGCATCCCCAAGGAGTACATCCCCTCGGTGGACGCGGGTGCGCAGGAGGCCATGCAGTTCGGCATCCTGGCGGGCTACGAGATGACGGGTGTTCGCATCACCCTTCTCGACGGCGCCTACCACGAGGTCGACTCCTCCGAGCTCGCCTTCAAGATCGCCGGTTCGCAGGCCTTCAAGGAGGCCGCGCGCAAGGCAAGCCCCGTGCTTCTTGAGCCGATGATGGCCGTCGAGGTCACCACGCCCGAGGACTACATGGGCGATGTCATCGGTGACATCAACTCCCGCCGTGGCCAGATCCAGGCCATGGAGGAGCGGGCCGGTGCCCGGGTCGTCAAGGGCCTGGTGCCGCTCTCGGAGATGTTCGGCTACGTCGGCGACCTCCGCAGCAAGACGTCGGGTCGCGCGAGCTACTCGATGCAGTTCGACTCCTACGCCGAGGTTCCCCGGAACGTCGCCGAGGAGATCATCGCGAAGGCCAAGGGCGAGTAA
- the tuf gene encoding elongation factor Tu, with amino-acid sequence MAKAKFERTKPHVNIGTIGHIDHGKTTLTAAITKVLHDKYPDLNEASAFDQIDKAPEERQRGITISIAHVEYQTESRHYAHVDCPGHADYIKNMITGAAQMDGAILVVAATDGPMPQTKEHVLLARQVGVPYIVVALNKADMVDDEEILELVELEVRELLSEYEFPGDDLPVVKVSALKALEGDKEWGESVLNLMAAVDEAIPQPERDVDKPFLMPIEDVFTITGRGTVVTGRIERGVLKVNETVDIVGIKTEKTTTTVTGIEMFRKLLDEGQAGENVGLLLRGIKREDVERGQVIIKPGSVTPHTEFEAQAYILSKDEGGRHTPFFNNYRPQFYFRTTDVTGVVTLPEGTEMVMPGDNTTMTVELIQPVAMEEGLKFAIREGGRTVGAGQVIKITK; translated from the coding sequence GTGGCGAAGGCGAAGTTCGAGCGGACTAAGCCGCACGTCAACATCGGCACCATCGGTCACATCGACCACGGTAAGACGACCCTTACGGCCGCCATTACCAAGGTGCTGCACGACAAGTACCCGGACCTGAACGAGGCCTCGGCCTTCGACCAGATCGACAAGGCGCCCGAAGAGCGTCAGCGCGGTATCACCATCTCCATCGCGCACGTCGAGTACCAGACGGAGTCGCGTCACTACGCGCACGTCGACTGCCCGGGTCACGCGGACTACATCAAGAACATGATCACCGGTGCGGCGCAGATGGACGGCGCCATCCTCGTGGTCGCCGCCACCGACGGCCCGATGCCGCAGACCAAGGAGCACGTGCTCCTGGCCCGCCAGGTCGGCGTTCCGTACATCGTCGTTGCCCTGAACAAGGCCGACATGGTGGACGACGAGGAGATCCTGGAGCTCGTCGAGCTTGAGGTTCGTGAGCTCCTCTCCGAGTACGAGTTCCCGGGCGACGACCTGCCGGTCGTCAAGGTCTCGGCGCTCAAGGCGCTTGAGGGCGACAAGGAGTGGGGCGAGTCCGTCCTCAACCTGATGGCCGCCGTCGACGAGGCGATCCCGCAGCCCGAGCGTGACGTCGACAAGCCGTTCCTGATGCCGATCGAGGACGTCTTCACGATCACCGGTCGTGGCACCGTCGTCACCGGTCGTATCGAGCGTGGTGTCCTCAAGGTCAACGAGACCGTCGACATCGTCGGCATCAAGACCGAGAAGACCACCACCACGGTCACCGGCATCGAGATGTTCCGCAAGCTGCTCGACGAGGGCCAGGCCGGTGAGAACGTCGGTCTGCTCCTCCGTGGCATCAAGCGCGAGGACGTCGAGCGCGGCCAGGTCATCATCAAGCCCGGTTCGGTCACGCCGCACACCGAGTTCGAGGCCCAGGCCTACATCCTGTCGAAGGACGAGGGTGGCCGTCACACCCCGTTCTTCAACAACTACCGCCCGCAGTTCTACTTCCGTACCACGGACGTGACCGGCGTCGTGACCCTCCCCGAGGGCACCGAGATGGTCATGCCGGGCGACAACACCACCATGACCGTCGAGCTGATCCAGCCCGTCGCCATGGAGGAGGGCCTCAAGTTCGCCATCCGTGAGGGTGGCCGGACCGTCGGCGCCGGCCAGGTCATCAAGATCACGAAGTAA
- a CDS encoding PIG-L family deacetylase produces MHAAITPAPVRPGDAPDPGGDGGARRPRRRTVVAALSVLIGIGAGAAGCSMPPGRTSVPTADPAPGMPIAGSRRAQLMQILAHPDDDLYFMNPDTQQMLDAGVPLVCVYVTAGEHNGRNLIPGSAAPPVPDRPAYASARHQGLRQAYATLLGLDKFTPWTKGVAALRGDRQAEINTLTNGDRRVELIFLNLPMHTRRRRNALPGLWKDRGGIGVQSVVPADSPLRRSSPYTYDGLIDVLVGLMEQYRPTVVQTLDPDPDIQHSDERTRKKDSEQPGYSDHGDHTATACFSWAAMIRWVRDATGDGGRVPGFVATSFRGYYNRHWPKNLPPQVLKTKASHLVPYGGDPEWACGNPSGCGDYAVGGVRPLRNKKGWVRSTHHRYPGPRPVAVAEKDGRLTAYGVLGLRAVRWRETAPGSRRWTEPTDLGGGPLAPVLGQTALPDGRLLLFGLRFAAIGGRGAENRREIVLLEQTVRGGGFRAWNGLGNPEHTDDRSRRIGIPVAVTGGDGRVHLFVRNADKGISSRIRAADGSWGGWHDLGGSDVQDGLSAIADSKGRVHVFAAARRGVHHWTQDEPGAPVTFRAGSGGALPTPGDEVTAVPLPAGRVELYYRRPASARLISVTLDGPGGAEDAGHDEAGAPAAAPVRTTAGMDGYGPVGAVSVAGAPVLVGRDRTGRVQLVGRAGGVRRPGSLDSPCLVVAGSSVAAVGMDAAAQPWVMRPVGTATVPVRAR; encoded by the coding sequence ATGCACGCAGCAATCACCCCTGCCCCGGTGCGTCCCGGTGACGCCCCGGACCCGGGCGGGGACGGCGGGGCGCGTCGCCCCCGGCGCCGTACGGTGGTCGCCGCCCTGTCGGTGCTCATCGGGATCGGGGCGGGTGCCGCGGGCTGTTCGATGCCGCCGGGCCGGACCTCCGTACCGACCGCGGACCCCGCGCCCGGGATGCCCATAGCGGGCAGCCGCCGGGCCCAGCTGATGCAGATCCTCGCCCACCCCGACGACGACCTGTACTTCATGAACCCGGACACCCAGCAGATGCTGGACGCGGGTGTGCCGCTGGTCTGCGTGTACGTCACCGCGGGCGAGCACAACGGACGGAACCTGATACCGGGCTCCGCCGCCCCGCCCGTCCCCGACCGCCCCGCCTACGCCTCCGCCCGCCACCAGGGCCTGCGGCAGGCGTACGCCACCCTGCTCGGACTCGACAAGTTCACCCCGTGGACCAAGGGCGTGGCCGCGCTGCGCGGCGACCGGCAGGCCGAGATCAACACCCTCACCAACGGCGACCGCCGCGTCGAGCTGATCTTCCTCAATCTGCCGATGCACACCCGGCGGCGCCGCAACGCGCTGCCCGGGCTGTGGAAGGACCGCGGCGGGATCGGCGTGCAGAGCGTGGTGCCCGCGGACTCGCCGCTGCGCCGCAGCTCCCCGTACACCTACGACGGGCTGATCGACGTCCTCGTCGGGCTGATGGAGCAGTACCGGCCGACGGTCGTCCAGACCCTGGACCCGGACCCGGACATCCAGCACAGCGACGAGCGGACCCGTAAGAAGGATTCGGAGCAGCCCGGCTACTCCGACCACGGCGACCACACCGCCACCGCCTGCTTCAGCTGGGCGGCGATGATCCGCTGGGTGCGGGACGCGACCGGCGACGGCGGCCGGGTGCCCGGCTTCGTGGCGACGTCCTTCCGCGGCTACTACAACCGGCACTGGCCGAAGAACCTGCCGCCGCAGGTGCTGAAGACCAAGGCGTCCCACCTCGTCCCGTACGGCGGCGACCCGGAGTGGGCGTGCGGGAATCCGTCCGGCTGCGGCGACTACGCCGTCGGCGGCGTACGGCCGCTGCGCAACAAGAAGGGCTGGGTCCGCTCCACCCACCACCGCTATCCGGGCCCGCGCCCGGTCGCGGTCGCCGAGAAGGACGGGCGGCTCACGGCGTACGGCGTCCTCGGGCTGCGCGCGGTGCGCTGGCGCGAGACGGCGCCGGGCAGCCGGCGGTGGACCGAGCCCACCGACCTCGGCGGGGGTCCGCTGGCGCCCGTACTCGGGCAGACCGCCCTCCCCGACGGGCGGCTGCTGCTGTTCGGGCTGCGGTTCGCGGCGATCGGGGGCCGGGGCGCGGAGAACCGGCGGGAGATCGTCCTGCTGGAGCAGACCGTGCGCGGCGGCGGTTTCCGCGCCTGGAACGGGCTCGGCAATCCGGAGCACACCGACGACCGGAGCCGTCGCATCGGCATTCCGGTGGCGGTGACCGGGGGCGACGGGCGGGTACATCTGTTCGTACGGAACGCGGACAAGGGGATCAGCAGCCGGATCCGGGCGGCCGACGGCTCCTGGGGCGGCTGGCACGACCTCGGCGGATCGGACGTCCAGGACGGTCTGTCGGCGATCGCGGACAGCAAGGGCCGGGTGCACGTCTTCGCCGCGGCCCGGCGCGGGGTGCACCACTGGACGCAGGACGAGCCCGGCGCTCCGGTCACCTTCCGGGCCGGGAGCGGCGGTGCGCTGCCGACGCCGGGCGACGAGGTGACCGCCGTACCGCTGCCCGCGGGCCGGGTCGAGCTGTACTACCGCAGGCCCGCCTCCGCCCGGCTGATCTCCGTGACCCTCGACGGGCCTGGCGGGGCCGAGGACGCCGGGCACGACGAGGCCGGAGCCCCGGCGGCCGCCCCGGTGCGGACGACGGCCGGTATGGACGGGTACGGGCCCGTGGGCGCCGTATCGGTCGCGGGAGCCCCGGTCCTGGTGGGACGGGACCGTACGGGACGGGTCCAGCTCGTCGGCCGGGCCGGCGGGGTCCGGCGGCCGGGCTCCCTCGACTCCCCGTGCCTGGTCGTGGCGGGCTCGTCGGTGGCGGCGGTCGGGATGGACGCGGCGGCCCAGCCCTGGGTGATGCGCCCGGTGGGCACGGCGACGGTCCCCGTCAGAGCCCGCTGA
- a CDS encoding RNA repair domain-containing protein: MRTSEHIYHRLRWDTRFDPARFVVGIAQRGTGPKRTPLTSFVPGGDVPWHRILYFEADGERVWDRASGADLLDGTDAGRARVPRRLLPPLFEPVTVTGSPAAVPVARSGLRVLTWNTLWERYDAERIATARRRPLLVAALRAADADVIALQEVERPLYDLLRDGGWAIAPGCREASAYGLALLSRLPVYETARHVLGTHKALLAMVVETADGPVTVATTHLTSDHSPGAAARRRAELGAVSEALAAVPGDVVLAGDFNDVTALPADALAMRDAWPEARARDGGDPDAPTFDPRVNPLAAVGSLTGLPGRIDRVLLRGRHRTVRAVLTGTVPDSDGLYPSDHFGVLASLESPWSTADGSVNRAASDHPFA; this comes from the coding sequence ATGCGGACCAGTGAGCACATCTACCACCGGCTCCGGTGGGACACCCGTTTCGACCCGGCACGCTTCGTCGTCGGGATCGCCCAGCGCGGCACCGGGCCGAAGCGGACCCCGCTGACCTCCTTCGTACCCGGCGGGGACGTCCCCTGGCACCGGATCCTGTACTTCGAGGCCGACGGGGAACGCGTCTGGGACCGGGCGAGCGGCGCGGACCTGCTGGACGGGACGGACGCCGGGCGGGCCCGGGTGCCGCGGCGGCTGCTGCCGCCGCTGTTCGAGCCCGTCACGGTCACCGGATCGCCCGCCGCGGTGCCTGTGGCCCGTTCCGGGCTGCGGGTGCTGACCTGGAACACCCTGTGGGAACGGTACGACGCCGAGCGCATCGCCACCGCCCGCCGCCGCCCCCTGCTCGTGGCCGCCCTGCGGGCCGCCGATGCGGATGTGATCGCGCTCCAGGAGGTGGAACGGCCGCTGTACGACCTGCTGCGGGACGGCGGCTGGGCGATCGCGCCGGGGTGCCGGGAGGCTTCCGCGTACGGGCTGGCGCTGCTGAGCCGGCTGCCGGTGTACGAGACCGCCCGGCACGTCCTGGGCACGCACAAGGCCCTGCTCGCGATGGTCGTGGAGACCGCGGACGGCCCGGTGACCGTCGCCACCACCCATCTGACCAGCGACCACTCCCCCGGTGCCGCGGCCCGGCGGCGCGCGGAGCTGGGCGCGGTCTCCGAGGCGCTCGCGGCCGTCCCGGGCGATGTGGTCCTGGCGGGCGACTTCAACGACGTCACCGCGCTGCCCGCCGACGCCTTGGCGATGCGCGACGCCTGGCCGGAGGCCCGGGCTCGTGACGGGGGCGACCCGGATGCTCCGACCTTCGACCCGCGGGTCAATCCGCTGGCGGCCGTCGGCTCGCTGACCGGGCTGCCGGGCCGGATCGACCGCGTCCTCCTGCGGGGCCGCCACCGGACCGTCCGTGCGGTGCTGACCGGCACCGTCCCGGACTCCGACGGTCTGTACCCCTCGGACCACTTCGGCGTCCTGGCGTCGCTGGAGTCCCCGTGGTCCACTGCCGACGGCTCCGTCAACCGTGCGGCCAGCGATCACCCGTTCGCATGA
- a CDS encoding RNA ligase family protein, translated as MRTHYPRTPHLPWSPGATPDDVRITGPAAFAGREIVVTEKLDGENTTLYADGLHARSLDSGHHPSRTWAKALQGRVGGAIPAGWRICGENVYARHSLAYDALDGYFYGFSVWDDRGRCLPWDRTAAFLRGLGIPVPPVLWRGVYDERALRGLRIDTRRQEGYVVRTADGFGTADFGTRVAKWVRPRHVRTGRHWMHSAVVPNGRSPGAALWDVRSGAAVGAAELAAAAGLGAEPPYPLGDPAAAEGLGLLGEERLTAALGLLLHARPRGGLAGRLAPAVGMRTARRTADLVGLFPRLYRPFPDGERRGGLIRMAYAADPRVLHTVAAALAPTEEAREQTAWSALYAEDAGLFETPAPWESWRFDGLPPGAGDRCRAEAREAYADGRISGAWDAEAATWRRRDGRFPELVQLVGPSGSGKSTYARTVRADRRISLDALREEAGSRTDQRSNGAILRRGLDRLDRALAEGGTVVWDATSLDRRQRAPVHAVATRRSALITHAVVLVDGTELVRRNGVREHPVPPAVLERQLRRFTPPYPGEAHRTRYIGATGTVEDTDGYGPGGADADQ; from the coding sequence ATGCGTACGCACTATCCACGGACCCCGCATCTGCCCTGGTCACCCGGGGCGACCCCGGACGATGTACGGATCACCGGTCCGGCCGCGTTCGCCGGGCGGGAGATCGTCGTCACCGAGAAGCTCGACGGCGAGAACACCACGCTGTACGCGGACGGACTCCACGCCCGTTCCCTCGACTCGGGCCACCATCCCTCCCGGACCTGGGCGAAGGCCCTCCAGGGGCGGGTGGGCGGGGCGATTCCGGCGGGGTGGCGGATCTGCGGCGAGAACGTGTACGCCCGGCACTCCCTCGCGTACGACGCCCTCGACGGCTACTTCTACGGCTTCTCCGTCTGGGACGACCGCGGCCGCTGTCTGCCGTGGGACCGGACGGCCGCCTTCCTGCGCGGCCTCGGGATCCCCGTACCGCCCGTCCTGTGGCGCGGCGTGTACGACGAGCGGGCGCTGCGCGGGCTGCGGATCGACACCCGGCGGCAGGAGGGCTACGTGGTCCGTACCGCCGACGGCTTCGGCACCGCGGACTTCGGCACCCGGGTCGCCAAATGGGTGCGGCCCCGGCATGTCAGGACCGGCCGCCACTGGATGCACTCCGCCGTCGTCCCGAACGGCCGGTCCCCGGGGGCGGCGCTGTGGGACGTCCGCTCCGGGGCCGCCGTGGGGGCGGCGGAGCTGGCGGCGGCCGCGGGCCTCGGGGCCGAGCCCCCGTACCCGCTCGGTGATCCCGCCGCCGCGGAAGGGCTCGGGCTGCTCGGGGAGGAACGGCTCACCGCCGCCCTCGGGCTGCTGCTGCACGCCCGGCCGCGCGGCGGGCTGGCCGGGCGGCTGGCCCCGGCGGTGGGCATGCGTACCGCCCGCCGCACGGCCGATCTGGTGGGGCTCTTCCCGAGGCTGTATCGCCCGTTCCCGGACGGGGAGCGCCGCGGCGGTCTGATCCGGATGGCGTACGCGGCGGACCCCCGCGTCCTGCATACGGTCGCCGCCGCCCTGGCACCGACCGAGGAGGCCCGGGAGCAGACCGCCTGGTCGGCGCTGTACGCGGAGGACGCCGGGCTGTTCGAAACGCCCGCGCCGTGGGAGTCGTGGCGTTTCGACGGACTGCCGCCCGGGGCCGGTGACCGCTGCCGCGCGGAGGCCCGGGAGGCGTACGCCGACGGCCGGATCTCGGGCGCCTGGGACGCGGAGGCGGCGACCTGGCGCCGGCGCGACGGCCGCTTCCCCGAGCTGGTCCAGCTGGTGGGCCCGTCCGGGAGCGGCAAGAGCACCTACGCCCGGACGGTCCGCGCCGACCGGCGGATCTCCCTGGACGCACTGCGCGAGGAGGCCGGCTCCCGGACCGACCAGCGGTCGAACGGCGCGATCCTGCGGCGCGGGCTCGACCGGCTGGACCGGGCCCTCGCGGAGGGCGGCACCGTGGTCTGGGACGCGACGTCCCTGGACCGGCGGCAGCGGGCCCCGGTGCACGCCGTCGCGACCCGGCGGAGTGCGCTGATCACCCATGCGGTCGTCCTCGTCGACGGCACGGAGCTGGTCCGGCGGAACGGGGTCCGGGAGCATCCGGTCCCGCCCGCGGTGCTGGAGCGCCAACTGCGCCGGTTCACACCCCCGTACCCCGGTGAGGCCCACCGGACCCGGTACATCGGCGCGACGGGCACGGTCGAGGACACCGACGGCTACGGACCCGGGGGCGCGGATGCGGACCAGTGA